In Bacillus sp. NP247, one DNA window encodes the following:
- a CDS encoding PTS sugar transporter subunit IIB: MNILLCCAAGMSSSLIVTKMEKAAQGMGIEVKIWAVSGSEVRNHIDNADVLLLGPQVRYLLPKMKELCKEKGIPVDVIQSVHYGICNGEAILQAALSMKP; encoded by the coding sequence ATGAATATTTTGCTTTGCTGTGCAGCGGGAATGTCTTCCAGTTTGATTGTTACGAAAATGGAGAAAGCGGCACAGGGAATGGGGATAGAGGTGAAAATTTGGGCTGTATCAGGTTCAGAAGTGCGAAATCATATTGATAATGCAGATGTACTTTTACTTGGCCCACAAGTACGTTATTTATTACCGAAGATGAAAGAATTATGTAAGGAGAAGGGGATACCTGTTGATGTCATTCAATCCGTCCATTACGGAATTTGTAATGGAGAAGCTATCTTGCAGGCAGCATTGTCAATGAAACCATGA
- the celB gene encoding PTS cellobiose transporter subunit IIC, translating to MIRLLEKYVMPVAGKVAEQRHLLAIRDGLVLTMPFLIIGSIFLIISTLPIPGYHEFMASLFGKNWNIALGYPVSATFNIMALIAVFGIAYRLGEYYKVDALASGALSLVTFLLATPFQVAYIVPGTKESILVDGVIPAALMGSQGLFVAMIIAIISTEIYRFLVQKKMIIKMPETVPPAVTRSFAALIPGFIVVTVVWIIRLIFEQTTFGSIHNVVGKLLQEPLSVLGASLWGAVIAVILVHVLWACGIHGATIVGGVMSPIWLSLMDQNRIAFQAGQDVPNTITTQFFDLWIYMGGSGATLALVVGMLLFARSQQLKSLGRLSIAPGIFNINEMVTFGMPIVMNPLLLIPFILVPVVLTIVSYFAMEWGWVARPSGAAVTWTTPILFSGYLGSGGKISGVILQLVNFALAFFIYLPFLKIWDKQKLAEEKGE from the coding sequence ATGATACGGCTTTTAGAGAAATATGTGATGCCAGTAGCGGGGAAGGTTGCAGAGCAGAGGCATTTGCTAGCAATCCGTGATGGACTTGTCTTGACGATGCCATTCTTAATTATCGGATCAATTTTTCTTATTATTAGTACATTACCAATTCCAGGGTATCATGAATTTATGGCGAGTTTGTTCGGGAAAAATTGGAACATAGCATTAGGGTATCCAGTTAGTGCAACTTTTAATATAATGGCTTTAATAGCTGTTTTTGGAATCGCTTACAGGTTGGGTGAGTATTATAAAGTGGATGCTTTAGCATCTGGTGCATTATCGCTTGTAACCTTTTTACTCGCAACTCCATTTCAAGTTGCATATATTGTTCCAGGTACGAAAGAAAGTATACTGGTAGATGGAGTAATTCCAGCGGCATTAATGGGAAGCCAAGGTTTATTTGTAGCGATGATTATTGCAATTATATCTACTGAAATATACCGATTTCTTGTGCAGAAAAAGATGATTATAAAGATGCCTGAGACAGTTCCACCAGCAGTAACGCGTTCATTTGCAGCACTTATTCCCGGATTTATTGTTGTGACAGTTGTTTGGATCATTAGATTAATTTTTGAACAAACAACTTTCGGAAGTATTCATAATGTTGTAGGGAAGCTGTTGCAAGAACCACTTAGTGTACTTGGTGCTAGTCTTTGGGGAGCAGTTATAGCCGTTATTCTCGTTCATGTCCTTTGGGCGTGCGGAATTCATGGAGCTACAATTGTAGGCGGTGTTATGAGTCCAATTTGGTTATCATTAATGGATCAGAATCGAATTGCTTTTCAAGCTGGTCAAGATGTACCGAATACGATTACCACACAGTTTTTTGATCTATGGATTTATATGGGCGGTTCAGGTGCGACTCTAGCTTTAGTTGTAGGAATGCTACTATTTGCACGAAGCCAGCAATTAAAAAGTTTAGGAAGATTATCGATTGCACCTGGTATTTTTAACATTAATGAAATGGTGACTTTCGGTATGCCGATTGTAATGAATCCGCTTTTACTTATTCCATTTATATTGGTTCCAGTTGTGTTAACAATTGTTTCTTATTTCGCAATGGAATGGGGATGGGTGGCTCGACCAAGTGGTGCTGCTGTAACATGGACTACACCAATTCTATTTAGTGGATATTTAGGATCGGGTGGTAAAATTTCAGGTGTTATTTTGCAACTTGTTAACTTTGCATTAGCATTCTTTATTTACTTACCGTTCTTAAAAATATGGGATAAACAAAAGTTGGCAGAAGAAAAGGGGGAGTAA